One Paraburkholderia phytofirmans OLGA172 genomic window carries:
- the hppD gene encoding 4-hydroxyphenylpyruvate dioxygenase produces the protein MQVSTWENPVGTDGFEFIEYTAPDPKALGKLFEQMGFTAVARHRHKDVTLYRQGEINFIVNGEQHSFAQRFTRLHGPSICAIAFRVQDAAKAYQQALEKGAWGFDNKTGPMELNIPAIKGIGDSLIYFVDRWRGKNGAEPGSIGNIDIYDVDFEPIPGANPNPVGHGLTYIDHLTHNVHRGRMQEWAEFYERLFNFREVRYFDIEGKVTGVKSKAMTSPCGKIRIPINEEGSDVPGQIQEYLDEYHGEGIQHIALGSNDIYRTVDGLRAANISLLDTIDTYYELVDRRVPNHGEPLDELRKRKILIDGAPDDLLLQIFTENQIGPIFFEIIQRKGNQGFGEGNFKALFESIELDQIRRGVVQDKA, from the coding sequence ATGCAGGTTTCAACTTGGGAGAATCCGGTCGGCACCGACGGCTTCGAATTCATCGAATACACCGCACCGGATCCGAAGGCGCTCGGCAAGCTGTTCGAACAGATGGGCTTCACCGCCGTCGCCCGGCATCGTCACAAAGACGTGACGCTGTATCGCCAGGGCGAAATCAACTTCATCGTCAACGGGGAACAGCATTCGTTCGCGCAACGTTTCACGCGCCTGCACGGCCCGTCGATCTGCGCGATCGCCTTCCGCGTGCAGGACGCGGCGAAGGCTTACCAGCAGGCTCTGGAAAAAGGCGCCTGGGGCTTCGACAACAAGACCGGCCCGATGGAACTGAACATCCCGGCGATCAAGGGTATTGGCGACTCGCTGATCTATTTCGTCGACCGCTGGCGCGGCAAGAACGGCGCTGAGCCAGGCAGCATTGGCAACATCGACATTTATGACGTCGACTTCGAGCCGATTCCCGGCGCCAATCCTAACCCGGTCGGCCACGGCCTGACCTACATCGATCACCTCACGCACAACGTCCATCGCGGCCGCATGCAGGAATGGGCGGAGTTCTACGAGCGTCTGTTCAATTTCCGGGAAGTGCGTTACTTCGACATCGAAGGCAAGGTGACCGGCGTGAAATCGAAGGCAATGACCTCGCCGTGCGGAAAGATCCGCATTCCGATCAATGAGGAAGGTTCTGACGTGCCCGGCCAGATTCAGGAATATCTGGACGAGTACCACGGCGAAGGCATCCAGCACATCGCGCTGGGCAGCAACGACATCTACCGCACCGTGGACGGTTTGCGCGCGGCGAACATCTCGTTGCTCGATACGATCGACACGTACTATGAACTGGTCGATCGCCGTGTGCCGAACCACGGCGAACCGCTCGATGAATTGCGTAAGCGCAAGATTCTGATCGACGGCGCACCCGACGACTTGCTGCTGCAGATATTCACCGAAAACCAGATCGGACCGATCTTCTTCGAGATCATCCAGCGCAAGGGTAATCAGGGGTTCGGCGAGGGCAATTTCAAGGCGCTGTTCGAATCGATCGAGCTAGACCAGATTCGCCGCGGCGTGGTTCAGGACAAGGCCTAA
- a CDS encoding indolepyruvate ferredoxin oxidoreductase family protein: MNAPLDAGQRASLEAALSSVTLDDKYTLERGRAYMSGIQALVRLPMLQQERDQAAGLNTAGFISGYRGSPLGGLDQSLWKAKQHLAAHRVVFQPGVNEDLAATAVWGSQQVNLYPSAKYDGVFSMWYGKGPGVDRSGDVFKHGNSAGSAQHGGVLVLAGDDHAAKSSTLAHQSEHIFKACGLPVLFPSNVQEYLDFGLHGWAMSRYSGLWVAMKCVTDVVESSASVDIDPHRTKIILPDDFAMPEGGLNIRWPDPPLVQEARLLDYKWYAALAYVRANKLDRVEIDSPHARFGIMTGGKAYLDVRQALTDLGLDDETCSRIGIRLYKVGCVWPLEAQGAHAFARGLEEILVIEEKRQILEYAIKEELYNWPDAQRPRVFGKFDEKDGAGGEWSVPMGNWLLPAHYELSPAIIAKAIATRLDKFDLPSDVRARIATRIAVIEAKEKALARPRVEAERKPWFCSGCPHNTSTNVPEGSRAMAGIGCHYMTVWMDRSTSTFSQMGGEGVAWIGQAPFTNDKHVFANLGDGTYFHSGLLAIRAAIASKANITYKILYNDAVAMTGGQPVDGVLTVPQITHQLAAEGATKIVIVTDEPEKYAANVGLAPGIDIHHRDKLDEVQRQLREISGTTILIYDQTCATEKRRRRKRGTYPDPARRVVINEAVCEGCGDCSVKSNCLSVEPLDTEYGTKRQINQSTCNKDFSCVNGFCPSFVSVEGGQLRKPKAASGIVGDAMPPVPEPELPSIARPYGVLVTGVGGTGVVTIGALLGMAAHLENKGVTVLDVTGLAQKGGAVMSHVQIAQNPGDIHATRIAMGEASLVIGCDAIVTASDECVSRMQVGRTRVVLNSAHTPTAELIKNPNWRFPGSSTEADVRAGAGDDGVDMVDANHFAVALLGDAIYTNPFVLGYAWQRGWVPLTYQSLMRAIELNNVQIEKNRAAFEWGRRAAHDLAAVRKLAQSQGRGAAAETASSKIISLHTPKALDTLIDKRADYLAAYQNAAYADRYRALVSQVRVAESTLDSIDGQLPLTEAVAKNLHKLMAYKDEYEVARLYSDPAFIEKLKANFEGDWKLHIHLAPPTFSKKDAQGHLVKKKYGPWVFSAMHVLAKLKFLRGTALDVFGKTEERRTERALIVEYEALVRELIGGLTAQKRELAVELANLPDGIRGYGHVKENNLKGVRVKWNDLLTRWRSPETGKAQHAA; the protein is encoded by the coding sequence ATGAATGCCCCGCTAGACGCAGGTCAGCGAGCCTCGCTCGAAGCCGCGCTATCTTCCGTCACGCTCGACGACAAATACACCCTCGAACGTGGCCGCGCGTACATGAGCGGCATCCAGGCGCTAGTGCGTCTGCCGATGCTGCAGCAGGAACGCGACCAGGCCGCTGGGCTCAATACCGCCGGCTTCATTTCCGGTTACCGTGGATCGCCTCTCGGCGGACTCGACCAATCCTTGTGGAAGGCGAAACAGCATCTCGCCGCACATCGCGTCGTGTTCCAACCCGGCGTCAACGAAGACCTCGCGGCCACCGCCGTGTGGGGTTCACAGCAGGTCAATCTGTACCCGAGCGCCAAATACGATGGCGTCTTCTCGATGTGGTACGGCAAGGGCCCGGGCGTCGACCGTTCCGGCGACGTCTTCAAGCATGGCAATTCGGCTGGCTCGGCGCAACACGGCGGCGTTCTCGTGCTCGCCGGCGACGACCACGCCGCCAAATCCTCGACGCTCGCGCACCAATCGGAACACATCTTCAAGGCGTGTGGCCTGCCGGTGCTGTTTCCATCGAACGTGCAGGAATATCTGGACTTCGGCCTGCATGGTTGGGCGATGAGCCGCTATTCCGGGCTGTGGGTGGCGATGAAGTGCGTGACCGACGTGGTCGAATCGTCGGCTTCGGTCGACATCGATCCGCACCGCACGAAAATCATTCTGCCGGACGACTTCGCCATGCCCGAAGGCGGTCTGAACATTCGCTGGCCGGATCCGCCACTGGTGCAGGAAGCGCGTCTACTCGACTACAAGTGGTACGCAGCGCTCGCTTATGTGCGCGCGAACAAACTGGACCGCGTCGAAATCGATTCGCCACACGCCCGTTTCGGCATCATGACGGGCGGCAAGGCATACCTCGACGTGCGTCAGGCGCTGACCGATCTCGGTCTCGACGACGAAACCTGTTCGCGCATCGGCATCCGCCTGTATAAGGTCGGCTGTGTATGGCCGCTCGAGGCGCAAGGTGCGCACGCGTTCGCTCGCGGTCTCGAGGAAATTCTGGTGATTGAAGAAAAACGCCAGATCCTCGAATACGCAATCAAGGAAGAACTGTACAACTGGCCCGATGCGCAGCGTCCGCGTGTGTTCGGCAAGTTCGACGAGAAGGACGGCGCAGGTGGCGAATGGTCGGTGCCGATGGGCAACTGGCTGCTGCCGGCCCACTACGAACTTTCGCCGGCGATCATCGCCAAGGCGATCGCCACGCGGCTCGACAAGTTCGACCTGCCGTCCGACGTGCGTGCGCGCATTGCGACGCGCATCGCGGTAATCGAAGCGAAAGAAAAAGCCTTGGCGCGTCCGCGCGTCGAAGCCGAGCGCAAGCCGTGGTTCTGCTCGGGCTGTCCGCACAACACGTCGACGAATGTGCCGGAAGGCTCGCGCGCAATGGCCGGCATCGGCTGCCACTACATGACCGTGTGGATGGACCGCAGCACCAGCACCTTCAGCCAGATGGGCGGCGAAGGCGTCGCGTGGATCGGCCAGGCGCCGTTCACCAATGACAAGCACGTGTTCGCCAACCTCGGCGACGGCACCTACTTCCACTCGGGCCTGCTCGCGATTCGCGCGGCGATCGCGTCGAAGGCGAATATCACCTACAAGATTCTCTATAACGACGCGGTCGCGATGACGGGCGGCCAACCGGTCGACGGCGTGCTGACCGTGCCGCAGATTACGCATCAACTCGCCGCCGAAGGCGCGACGAAGATCGTGATCGTCACCGATGAGCCGGAGAAGTACGCCGCGAACGTCGGCCTCGCGCCCGGCATCGACATTCACCATCGCGACAAGCTCGACGAAGTTCAGCGCCAGCTGCGCGAGATTTCCGGCACCACGATCCTGATCTACGACCAGACCTGCGCGACCGAGAAGCGCCGCCGCAGGAAGCGCGGCACGTATCCGGACCCGGCGCGGCGTGTCGTGATCAACGAAGCAGTGTGCGAAGGCTGCGGCGATTGCTCGGTGAAGTCGAATTGCCTGTCTGTGGAGCCGCTCGATACCGAGTACGGCACCAAACGCCAGATCAATCAGTCGACCTGCAACAAAGACTTCTCGTGCGTGAACGGGTTCTGCCCGAGCTTCGTATCCGTCGAAGGGGGGCAGTTGCGCAAGCCGAAGGCGGCTTCCGGCATTGTCGGTGACGCGATGCCACCCGTGCCGGAACCCGAACTACCGTCGATCGCGCGCCCTTATGGGGTGCTGGTGACGGGCGTCGGCGGCACGGGCGTCGTGACGATCGGCGCATTGCTCGGGATGGCCGCGCACCTGGAAAACAAAGGCGTCACGGTACTCGACGTCACCGGCCTCGCGCAAAAGGGCGGCGCCGTGATGAGCCACGTGCAGATCGCCCAGAACCCGGGCGACATACACGCGACCCGCATCGCCATGGGCGAAGCAAGTCTCGTGATCGGTTGCGACGCGATCGTTACCGCCAGCGACGAATGCGTCTCGCGGATGCAGGTGGGCCGTACCCGTGTCGTGCTCAATAGCGCGCACACGCCGACCGCCGAGCTCATCAAGAACCCGAACTGGCGCTTCCCGGGCAGCAGCACTGAAGCGGACGTGCGTGCTGGTGCGGGCGACGACGGTGTCGACATGGTCGACGCGAATCACTTCGCCGTCGCGCTGCTTGGTGACGCGATCTACACGAATCCGTTCGTGCTCGGCTACGCATGGCAACGCGGCTGGGTGCCGCTAACCTATCAGTCGCTGATGCGCGCGATCGAGCTGAACAACGTGCAGATCGAGAAGAACCGTGCGGCATTCGAATGGGGTCGCCGTGCTGCGCACGATCTGGCGGCGGTGCGCAAGCTCGCGCAATCGCAAGGACGCGGTGCCGCAGCGGAAACGGCAAGCAGCAAGATCATCTCGCTGCACACGCCGAAGGCGCTCGACACGCTGATCGACAAGCGCGCCGACTATCTTGCTGCGTACCAGAATGCGGCTTACGCGGACCGTTATCGTGCGTTGGTGTCGCAAGTGCGTGTGGCGGAATCAACGCTCGATTCGATCGACGGCCAGTTGCCGTTGACCGAAGCGGTCGCGAAGAACCTGCACAAGCTGATGGCTTACAAGGATGAGTACGAAGTCGCACGACTCTATAGCGATCCAGCGTTCATCGAAAAACTGAAGGCGAATTTCGAAGGCGACTGGAAGCTGCACATTCACCTCGCGCCGCCGACGTTCTCGAAGAAAGACGCACAAGGTCATCTGGTGAAGAAGAAGTATGGACCTTGGGTGTTCAGCGCCATGCACGTGCTCGCAAAACTCAAGTTCCTGCGCGGGACTGCGCTCGACGTGTTCGGCAAGACAGAGGAGCGTCGCACGGAGCGTGCGCTGATCGTCGAATACGAAGCACTGGTGCGCGAACTGATCGGCGGCCTGACCGCGCAGAAGCGTGAACTGGCTGTCGAACTGGCGAATCTGCCGGACGGCATCCGCGGCTACGGGCACGTGAAGGAAAATAATCTGAAGGGCGTGCGGGTCAAATGGAACGACTTGCTGACGCGCTGGCGCTCGCCGGAAACGGGAAAGGCGCAGCACGCGGCATGA